The DNA region CTTGATTTTTGTGACTCCTTATGATGGTAACTTTGCACCAGATAATTCCATTGCTTACAAAACAGGACAATATGAAAAAGAACTCGCAAAAAAATATGAATATATTTCGATTGCGGACTGGTATCAAGTAGCAAAAGACAACCCTCCAATCTGGTACAATACTGACTTGGTTCACTTCAATCTTGAAACCAATGGTGCTGAACTCTTCGCCCAAACCATAAAAAATGCAATTGATGCTGTTGCACAAGGACCTATAAAGAACTAAAATACTTGTGCACCATCGGATACAAGTGATGAAAAACGAACAACTGTATTTTTTGCTAATCAGCATGTTACGGTTGCTCGTTTTTTTGGAAGAAAGATCTGTTTTTTGCTCTGACTTAGCTATCTTCAGCTTCCCCTTAGATGATTTGAGTTGTTCGTGGGCATTGTTCAATAAGGACATCAAGAGTAAAGACAAACGGTTACTCTTCAGCACAAAATCAGCATGCAATGCAATGGGCAGAGAGTGAAAAGAGGAAAACTAGACAGCCATCAAGCATTTGCTCCATAGGTAGAAGATAACTGAAGCGATGAATATAAACTCATTGGCTTGCTCCTTTATCTATATCAGCTATATTTGAAGCAGTTTTAGCTATACCTAGCTATCATACTTCAAACAACACTTAGACTGCCATTTCTTGACAAGAAAAAATGAGGTTGGGACAATGTCCAATCTCATATATAAAAAGCGAACAAACCAAGATTCTGATTGTCAGAAAACTAGTTTTGTTCGCTTTTTTTGTTCAATTATAAATCTCAAGGACTTGATAATTGAGATTTTCAAAATTGAAAATCTTTTTGTCCCAAGCTCATTTTATATCAACATAGCAGCAACACAGCTACTGTTCCTATTTTTGCTTACTTTGGAAACGCCATTCAAAGCGTTTTTGATCATAAAATGGGTACATGACTTGTAGAAGAGCCAAAGCCAACAACCAACCAGCAACAATATCTGTTGGATAGTGAACACCGATATAAATACGGGATACCGCCACTAGAATGGCCAAAAAAATTAAGCTTGTCTGAAAAATTGTTTTGATCAATCCTCTCTTCATTCGTTGATGGATTATCATAACAACTGCTCCTGCAATCATCATGGTTGATGCAGTGTGCCAACTGGGAAAGGAATAACCAATGGTATCAATAAGCCAGTTAATACTCGGGCGTGGTCGCTGATAGACATATTTCAGAGTAGTTGATGCTACTCCAACAGCCGCAAAGCTGACCAGAAGAAAGTAAGCTTCTACCTTCCATTTCCTGCAATAATAAAAATAGGCAGCTACCATCAGACTAATAGATAAGATAATTACAACATTCCCTAAAACAGTGATGCTTGTCCAAAACTGAGTCAATCCACTAGGTAAATTTCCGCGAATAGCAGATTGGATAGTTGAGTCAAAACCTGTCAAAGTAGTTGGATAAAATTTTGCTACATAGCCTAAAATAACAAAGGCCAGAGCAAAAAAGGAAGCATTTCGTAGATGGATTTGTTTATTTTTCATGGATATAACGTCTTACAAAGATTAAACTTTCTTTAAAATAGGTCTAGCTGCTTTGTAACAGAGATAAAATACTACCGAAAGTAAAATTCCCTGTAAGAGATTAAAAGGAAGTACCATAAGCAAAAAGTAGTTACTCAAGCCTAAGATTTGTTTAATATCAAAATTTGCAAATGCGGCATAAACAGGGATGGCATATACATAGTTCAAAATCAGCATGACCAGAGTTGAGCCAAGTGTTGCAACAACAGCTGCCTTTAAATAATTTTTCAACAGCTGATCCTTTTTCCAAAAATATGCTACTGCCAAAATAAAGACAGACATCGCTGCAATATTCATCGGCAAGCCAATGATGGTTGATGGCCCTTGATTATTCAAGAGCAACTTAAGTAAGGTTCGCATCAACAAGATGACAAAACTAGACTTGGTGTCTAAAATAAGCAGACCAAATAAAATTGGTATTAACGAAAAATCCACTTCCAAGAAATTAGCTATTGGAATAAGAGGAAATTTCAGGTACATGAGCAGAAATGATACTGCTGAGAGAATGGCGATAATCGTCATTTTGCGTATGTTTGTCATAAGGGATCCTCCAATTTTTTAAAATTGAAGAAGGCAAAAAAAGTAAGTAAAAAACTTACTACTTCGTCTTCTCCCATCCAGACTATACTGTCGGTTGTGGAATCAAACCACATCTGCTTTCGCTCGCGGACTGCCAACAATCCATTTTATTACAAGGCTATATTCGCTCCTCTTGATATATCTCAATCACTACCTAGCCTTATGATAAAATACTCATCTTACACCGCCGGTCGGGAATCTCACCCTGCCCTGAAGACTACTTTATCATATCAAAAAAGCCTTGCAAATGCAAGGTCTTGAGTGCTATTTGGTCTTATTTGAGCTTGTCTTCCTTATAGGTATGAACTAGATCAAGTCCAGTAAATTGTTGCTGACGAAGAGCCTCGTAAACAATCATACAGACTGTATTGGAAACATTGAGGCTACGAACATGCTTATCATTCATAGGGATACGGATAGTTTTTTCAGGATGATTACGCATGAAATCCTCTGGCAATCCCTTATCCTCGCGTCCAAAGAGAAAATAGTGAATACAATCATCATTGTAGACTTCATCCGAATAGGTTTTAGCTGCAAATTTGGATACCAAGTGAACCGTTCCCTGCTTGCTGGCATAATCCATAAATTCCTCTATATTCTCATAAAAGCGGACATCTAGTTTGTCCCAATAGTCAAGTCCAGCTCGTTTCATCTTACGGTCATCAATAGGAAAACCCATAGGCTTGATAATATGCAGAGGACTATTCGTAGCCGCACAGGTCCTTGCAATATTCCCTGTATTTTGAGGAATCTGTGGTTCAAACAAAACAACATGATTCTTGGCTGTTTCTTCTTTATAGTACAATTCTTCAATATTCATAACAGTTTCTCTCTTCTATCCAGACAAAAAAATAGCCACGCTGCCCGGAGTCAAGCTCAGCAAACAGCATGGTGAATGAGGATTCATTCACTTAACTCACAACAGGTTTGAGTTAAATCAATGAAATCATGGTATTATTGTAGCTTAAAAAAGACTGAAAATCAAGAGTTTTCCTCTATTTTTTGACATTTTCATAAAAATTTTTTATCAACTCTTCATTTCCTTCTATTCTGCTGTAATTCTTATTGAGATGATTAAAAACTATCTTGTCTGATTAAGATGGAGCAATGGAGTTTAAAGTCAATATTTAGAAACGAAGGTACTGACTTATATCTAGAATTTTCTGATACGAACTGCGTTCATTTTATCTCCAACCTCCAACAGTCTATCCTCAGACTGACTTGACACGAACTGCATTCATTTCATCTCCAACCTCCAACAGTCTATCCTCAGACTGACTTGACACGAACTGCATTCATTTCATCTCCAACCTCCAACAGTCTATCCCCAGACTGACTTGACACGAACTGCGTTCATTTTATCTCCAACCTCCAACAGTCTATCCCTAGACTGTTGGAGCTAATGTTAACAATACATCGAAGGGCTATGCAGGCTCTAAAATCGTCAAAGATAGCCTGTCTAATATCCACAAAAGCAAGCCTAACCGAGTTGCTACTGCTTGTTTCTTTTTAAGCTAAATGTATCTGGTACCGGGTCTTCCCCACCATCTGCAAAAGGATGACAACGAGTAATACGAGCTAGTCCCATCAAAAAGCCTTTGAGTCCATGCTTTTGTAAAGCCTCAATCATATAACTTGAACAAGTCGGTCGGTAACGACAGGAAGGCGGAAAGAGAGGAGAAATGAATGCTTGATAAAATCGAACCAGCCCAATTAGAAGCCTAGTCATCACTTCTTGACTGGCTTAGTAACAGCCAGTGTATGGAGCTTACTAATATCTTTTTTATTCAATTTTCGATACTCTCCAGGACGCAAACCAGTTAAATCCAGATTCCCAAAACGAGTTCTGGATAGCTTATCCACTTGTAAACCTACGGCCTCAAACATCTTTTTAACCTGATGATTACGCCCCTCATGAATGGTTAATTCTACAACTGATCGGTTCTTAACAAGATCTACTTTGATAATGTCATAGATTGCTGGCTTGGTCTTCTTACCATCAATGACTACACCGCGTGTTAGGGGACGAAGAACTTCTTTATTAGCGATTCCTTTGACACGTGCCAAGTAGACCTTATCAATTTCATTGCGGGGGTGAATCATCTCATCTGTAAAATCACCATCATTAGTCAAAATCAAAACACCTGATGTGTCCCAGTCTAAACGACCTACTGGATAAATCCTCTCTTTGACCGTCGGTAGCAAATCCACCACTGTCTTTCTTCCCTTATCATCGGTCACACTGGAGATAACACCACGTGGCTTATTGAGGAGATAGTAAACTTTTTCTTCATTATAAATCGGCTGTCCTTCTACTTCCACCTTATCACCTGATTTGATGATGGTAGCCAGCTCTCGAATCACTTGCCCATTGACAGTCACAAGACCTTGTTTGATGAGTTCTTCTGCCTTACGGCGACTGGCTATGCCTGCATGGGCGATAAATTTATTTATTCTCATTTTCTAACTCATTTCTTTCTAAGAATAGCTCTGTTTCTTCTTGAACTAGGTCTAAATCAGACACATCTGGTAGCTCTTCTAAGCTATTCATTCCCATGTAATCCAAAAAATACTCCGTCGTGACATATAGATTTGGACGCCCCAAAACTTCCTTTTTACCATTTTCACGAATGAGACCAAAAGTTTGCAACTTACTAATCGCTCCACTAGAATTGACCCCTCGAATATCATCTACTTCAACCCGTGTAATAGGCTGTTTATAAGCAATGATGGACAGGGTTTCCAAAAGAGCTCGTGACATAGTTTGGTTGATAGGAGTTTTGGCATAGGTACGCAAAAGATTAGCATATTCTTTTTTTGTCACTAGCTTGTAACGATTAGAAGACTCTAAGAGAGACAGACCAGATTGATGATCTGCCATGTATTTCTCACTGAGTTTTTCCAGTTGCTGAACTACCGCTGTCGGCTGCAACTCAAGTATCTCTGCTAGATTACGCAGGGTCAGTCCCTCTTCTCCCGATACAAAGAGCAAGACTTCTATTTCAGCTAAGCAATTCATTTTCACTCCTTACTAGGTAAATATCTCCAAAAGCTTCCTTTTGTTCTAAAACAATTTCATGAACTTTAACCAATTCTAAGGTTGCCAAGAAAATAGTAATAACTTCATTGATATTTTGACTGGTTTGAAAAAGTTGCCGCAATTCCAAGCGTGACTGACTTTGAAAATAACCACGAACAAAGTCCATCATATCCTCAATCTTGTACTCATCACGAGCAATGGTCGTATGTGACTGACGCAGACTGGCTTGTTTTTCTGCCATAACCTTTGAAAATGCTAAAAAAATATCAATAACTGTCTTATCCTGAGCTAACCTGATATCATCATATACCAAGTCCAACTTTGCTTTTGAAAAATAATTGGCCCGTTCATCATGTTGCTCACCCAACTTTTCACTGAGTAGCTTGAACTTTCTGTATTCTTCCAGTTGGTCTAAAAGATCCATTTCTGGATCATCTTCCAACTCTGTCTGCTCCATCACTTTTGGCAGCAGTCTCCTGCTCTTGATCAGCATTAATTGGCTAGCCATGAGCATATACTCCCCCGCTATCTCCAAGCGCATAGCTTGTAGAGTGGCAATATAAGCCAAGTATTGCTCAATAACCTCAGTAATCGGAACCTCATAGATATCCATTTGGTATTTGGATACCAAGTGTAGTAGGAGGTCCAAAGGTCCTTCAAAGTCTTTTAATTTAATATCCATTATCTAAATTTTTCCAAACTCATGCTTGTTTTTAATCCTAATTGCTTGGCAATTTGATCCAAAGACTGACCTTGTTCAAGTTGGGCCAGAATATATTGCTCTCTCAATTTTTGAGCTGTCCAGCTTGCTTTACCGATTGATTGAACAAATTCTGTCAACCGATTAAAAAACCACTGGCGCGAGTAGGTGTTCCCTTTTTTATCGAATAGGTAATAACCAGACAAGTACCCACTCAAATAAGGAATAATTTCTCTCGGCAAACTAAGGACCCTCTTACTACTTCCTTTTTGTACGGTCAAAACCTGAAATTCTAGATTGATATTCTCACTAGTCAGCCCTGCTATTTCGCCTGGTGTTAGTCCAAGAAGAGCCATCAAAAGGGCAATGCGTTGACCATCTAGCC from Streptococcus ruminantium includes:
- a CDS encoding segregation/condensation protein A, with the translated sequence MDIKLKDFEGPLDLLLHLVSKYQMDIYEVPITEVIEQYLAYIATLQAMRLEIAGEYMLMASQLMLIKSRRLLPKVMEQTELEDDPEMDLLDQLEEYRKFKLLSEKLGEQHDERANYFSKAKLDLVYDDIRLAQDKTVIDIFLAFSKVMAEKQASLRQSHTTIARDEYKIEDMMDFVRGYFQSQSRLELRQLFQTSQNINEVITIFLATLELVKVHEIVLEQKEAFGDIYLVRSENELLS
- a CDS encoding phosphatase PAP2 family protein, which produces MKNKQIHLRNASFFALAFVILGYVAKFYPTTLTGFDSTIQSAIRGNLPSGLTQFWTSITVLGNVVIILSISLMVAAYFYYCRKWKVEAYFLLVSFAAVGVASTTLKYVYQRPRPSINWLIDTIGYSFPSWHTASTMMIAGAVVMIIHQRMKRGLIKTIFQTSLIFLAILVAVSRIYIGVHYPTDIVAGWLLALALLQVMYPFYDQKRFEWRFQSKQK
- the scpB gene encoding SMC-Scp complex subunit ScpB, producing MNCLAEIEVLLFVSGEEGLTLRNLAEILELQPTAVVQQLEKLSEKYMADHQSGLSLLESSNRYKLVTKKEYANLLRTYAKTPINQTMSRALLETLSIIAYKQPITRVEVDDIRGVNSSGAISKLQTFGLIRENGKKEVLGRPNLYVTTEYFLDYMGMNSLEELPDVSDLDLVQEETELFLERNELENENK
- the xerD gene encoding site-specific tyrosine recombinase XerD; protein product: MNQAIEAFIQNKKVSLNSQKSYTYDLQQFVATVKGDIHQQSLLLYQQSLMSLKPAAQKRKRSAVNQFLYFLYETGQVDQFYKLQTVVEPASVRKRAEKEDLSLLFVETSWLDGQRIALLMALLGLTPGEIAGLTSENINLEFQVLTVQKGSSKRVLSLPREIIPYLSGYLSGYYLFDKKGNTYSRQWFFNRLTEFVQSIGKASWTAQKLREQYILAQLEQGQSLDQIAKQLGLKTSMSLEKFR
- the yidD gene encoding membrane protein insertion efficiency factor YidD, which produces MTRLLIGLVRFYQAFISPLFPPSCRYRPTCSSYMIEALQKHGLKGFLMGLARITRCHPFADGGEDPVPDTFSLKRNKQ
- a CDS encoding pseudouridine synthase, with translation MRINKFIAHAGIASRRKAEELIKQGLVTVNGQVIRELATIIKSGDKVEVEGQPIYNEEKVYYLLNKPRGVISSVTDDKGRKTVVDLLPTVKERIYPVGRLDWDTSGVLILTNDGDFTDEMIHPRNEIDKVYLARVKGIANKEVLRPLTRGVVIDGKKTKPAIYDIIKVDLVKNRSVVELTIHEGRNHQVKKMFEAVGLQVDKLSRTRFGNLDLTGLRPGEYRKLNKKDISKLHTLAVTKPVKK
- a CDS encoding tRNA (cytidine(34)-2'-O)-methyltransferase, producing the protein MNIEELYYKEETAKNHVVLFEPQIPQNTGNIARTCAATNSPLHIIKPMGFPIDDRKMKRAGLDYWDKLDVRFYENIEEFMDYASKQGTVHLVSKFAAKTYSDEVYNDDCIHYFLFGREDKGLPEDFMRNHPEKTIRIPMNDKHVRSLNVSNTVCMIVYEALRQQQFTGLDLVHTYKEDKLK
- a CDS encoding ECF transporter S component, encoding MTNIRKMTIIAILSAVSFLLMYLKFPLIPIANFLEVDFSLIPILFGLLILDTKSSFVILLMRTLLKLLLNNQGPSTIIGLPMNIAAMSVFILAVAYFWKKDQLLKNYLKAAVVATLGSTLVMLILNYVYAIPVYAAFANFDIKQILGLSNYFLLMVLPFNLLQGILLSVVFYLCYKAARPILKKV